In the Ipomoea triloba cultivar NCNSP0323 chromosome 6, ASM357664v1 genome, one interval contains:
- the LOC116023343 gene encoding bark storage protein A-like — translation MAIFKALVILGLVILATSVEEANGEVHGKTRKLINMANKKGPYIGLVIPNLFEMNPLLQHPSFVPSNLTIDYAGRRFRFGTIEKKPVILVMTGLAMLNAGITTQLLLSLFNVNGVVHYGIAGNANPSLNIGDVAIPQYWSHTALWNWQRFGDGPENELSLEVNGDYTRKIGYLKFSEYSTKVSSCKKHDNLLNNVWYQPEEVFPVTGNPEEREHIFWVPVDQHYYQIAKHLEGLKLEGCVNSTTCLAHTPKVARVARGTSASIYLDNAAYRSFIYNKFKVSPVEMESAAVALICYQQKVPFIVIRALSDLAGGGSADSNEAATFTSLAADNSVKVVIEFIKYL, via the exons ATGGCCATTTTCAAAGCCCTTGTGATTTTAGGTCTTGTGATTCTTGCAACGTCCGTAGAAGAAGCAAATGGAGAAGTGCATGGAAAAACAAGAAAGTTGATCAACATGGCTAACAAGAAAGGCCCTTACATTGGGTTGGTCATTCCGAACCTATTTGAGATGAACCCTCTTCTCCAACACCCAAGTTTTGTTCCTTCAAATCTTACCATTGACTATGCTG GGAGGAGATTCCGGTTTGGAACCATCGAGAAGAAGCCTGTGATCTTGGTTATGACTGGACTGGCCATG CTAAATGCAGGCATAACCACACAGCTACTGTTGAGCTTGTTCAATGTGAATGGGGTTGTGCATTATGGAATAGCTGGAAATGCTAACCCATCTCTTAATATTGGAGATGTTGCTATTCCCCAGTATTGGTCACATACCGCTCTTTGGAATTGGcag AGGTTTGGAGATGGTCCAGAAAATGAACTGTCACTCGAAGTGAATGGAGACTACACTAGAAAAATTGGTTATCTTAAATTTTCAGAGTATTCCACAAAGGTGTCTAGCTGCAAGAAACATGACAATCTCCTCAACAATGTTTGGTACCAGCCTGAAGAAGTCTTCCCTGTTACTGGGAACCCAGAGGAGAGGGAACACATTTTCTGGGTACCTGTTGACCAACATTACTACCAAATTGCTAAACACTTGGAG GGATTAAAACTAGAAGGTTGCGTAAACTCCACAACATGTTTGGCACATACCCCAAAAGTGGCGAGAGTGGCAAGAGGAACAAGTGCTAGCATCTACCTAGACAATGCCGCATATAGGAGCTTCATATACAATAAGTTCAAAGTGAGCCCTGTGGAAATGGAGAGCGCCGCCGTGGCCCTTATTTGCTACCAGCAAAAGGTGCCTTTTATTGTCATTAGGGCACTCTCTGACTTAGCTGGCGGCGGATCTGCTGACTCTAACGAGGCCGCCACCTTCACCTCGCTTGCCGCCGACAATTCCGTCAAGGTTGTGATCGAATTTatcaagtatttatga